The following are encoded together in the Dama dama isolate Ldn47 chromosome 29, ASM3311817v1, whole genome shotgun sequence genome:
- the MSMP gene encoding prostate-associated microseminoprotein, which produces MAPRTLWAGQATGTRGGWGVICLVVSLLLQHPGVHSKCYFQAQAPCHYEGKYFTLGESWLRKDCFHCTCLHPVGVGCCDTSQHPIDFPAGCEVRQEAGTCQFSLVQKSDPRLPCKGGGPDPEWGSANTPVPAAPAPHSG; this is translated from the exons ATGGCCCCAAGGACGCTCTGGGCGGGACAGGCTACAGGAACGCGGGGAGGCTGGGGGGTCATCTGCTTGGTGGTATCTCTGCTCCTCCAGCACCCGGGCGTCCACAGCAAGTGCTACTTCCAAGCTCAAG CCCCCTGCCACTATGAGGGGAAGTATTTCACCCTGGGCGAGTCTTGGCTCCGCAAGGACTGCTTCCACTGCACCTGTCTGCATCCGGTCGGTGTGGGCTGCTGTGACAC GTCGCAGCATCCTATCGACTTCCCTGCGGGCTGTGAGGTACGCCAGGAGGCAGGAACATGCCAGTTCTCCCTCGTGCAAAAATCTGACCCTCGGCTGCCCTGCAAAGGGGGAGGGCCCGACCCAGAGTGGGGCTCAGCTAACACCCCTGTGCCTGCGGCGCCTGCTCCCCACTCCGGCTAA